A single Vigna radiata var. radiata cultivar VC1973A chromosome 8, Vradiata_ver6, whole genome shotgun sequence DNA region contains:
- the LOC106771319 gene encoding uncharacterized protein LOC106771319 isoform X2: MYVSPLFEDHSQGFTHMIVSALRRFLKRSTTTENSLEVKDLVAHLIVDVMRGQIYHDEKIVMKLVEIFDIKLTNIEKAMCQLKEKHDSSCGLAKELVEEYIVTLVKSQLYMTAVTLIEQFSIYRYGQSFLLDMIQSNQFKAAEKWATYMGKPMLSILVNEFTERNMLKNAYEIIKKNNLKQDFPDIYKRSKESSLKNLAEKGCWDVAEAKINNDMHLMEYLVYLAMEAGYTEKVDELCHRYSLERFLDTGVPETSNLQGRYLCLDELLVENIIWVDEAEILFDATRHIEGFNVVGLDCEWKPNYVKGSKPNKVSILQIASEKMVFIFDLIKLHKEVPDILDDCLSRILLSPRILKLGYNFQCDVRQLSHSYEELRCFKNYEMLLDIQNIFKGLRGGLAGLTEKILGASLNKTRRNSNWEQRPLTPNQLEYAALDAVVLVHIFRHLPGHGHDKPEWKSFIVSRNENGKKSKKHTPKVVDTENDTSKHSS; encoded by the exons ATGTATGTGTCTCCATTATTTGAAGATCATAGTCAAGGATTTACTCATATGATAGTATCTGCTCTTCGCCGATTCCTAAAAAGATCAACCACTACAGAAAACTCATTGGAGGTGAAAGACTTGGTAGCACATCTAATTGTAGATGTTATGAGGGGCCAGATCTATCACGATGAAAAGATAGTCATGAAGCTAGTCGAGATTTTTGATATAAAACTAACTAATATTGAGAAAGCAATGTGCCAACTTAAGGAAAAACATGATTCAAGTTGTGGCTTAGCAAAAGAATTGGTAGAAGAGTATATTGTTACTTTGGTAAAATCCCAGTTGTACATGACAGCTGTAACTTTAATAGAGCAATTCTCTATCTACCGTTATGGCCAGTCTTTTCTCCTTGATATGATACAGAGTAATCAATTCAAAGCAGCAGAGAAGTGGGCAACATATATGGGGAAACCAATGTTATCCATACTTGTAAATGAGTTCACTGAGAGGAACATGCTAAAGAATGCATATGagattataaagaaaaataatctaAAGCAGGATTTTCCAGACATATACAAAAGGTCTAAGGAAAG CTCTCTAAAAAACTTAGCAGAAAAAGGATGTTGGGATGTTGCTGAGGCAAAAATAAACAATGATATGCACCTTATGGAATATTTG gtttatttGGCAATGGAAGCTGGTTACACAGAGAAAGTTGATGAACTATGTCATCGGTACTCCCTGGAGAGGTTTTTGGATACCGGAG TACCAGAAACAAGTAATCTGCAAGGGCGATATTTATGTCTTGACGAGTTATTGGTTGAAAACATCATTTGGGTTGATGAAGCGGAAATTTTGTTTGATGCAACAAGGCATATTGAAGGGTTTAACGTTGTAGGTCTTGATTGTGAATGGAAACCCAATTATGTGAAAGGTAGCAAACCAAACAAG GTTTCTATCTTGCAAATTGCTTCTGAAAAGATGGTTTTTATCTTTGATCTAATAAAGTTACACAAAGAAGTACCTGACATTTTAGATGATTGCCTATCTCGCATTCTGCTGTCACCTAGAATTCTAAaacttg GCTATAATTTCCAATGCGATGTAAGGCAACTTTCTCACTCATATGAAGAATTGAGGTGTTTCAAGAACTATGAAATGTTACTGGATATCCAGAATATTTTTAAAGGACTCCGGGGTGGTTTGGCTGGGCTTACGGAG AAAATATTGGGAGCTAGTTTAAACAAGACAAGACGAAACAGCAATTGGGAGCAACGACCATTAACTCCAAATCAA TTGGAATATGCTGCTCTGGATGCTGTTGTTCTTGTTCACATATTCCGCCATCTTCCTGGTCATGGACATGATAAACCCGAGTGGAAGTCTTTCATA GTATCCCGCAATGAAAACGGCAAGAAATCCAAGAAACATACACCGAAAGTTGTAGACACGGAAAACGATACCAGCAAGCATTCGTCCTGA
- the LOC106771319 gene encoding uncharacterized protein LOC106771319 isoform X1, whose translation MGLEEKVAKTCNKDNASQTWTLCTHAFYDLTHVSPVVFMVLLKEYYYYGTCKATAKFRALQNQIHLVLHNDPKPGPATFIVHCMYVSPLFEDHSQGFTHMIVSALRRFLKRSTTTENSLEVKDLVAHLIVDVMRGQIYHDEKIVMKLVEIFDIKLTNIEKAMCQLKEKHDSSCGLAKELVEEYIVTLVKSQLYMTAVTLIEQFSIYRYGQSFLLDMIQSNQFKAAEKWATYMGKPMLSILVNEFTERNMLKNAYEIIKKNNLKQDFPDIYKRSKESSLKNLAEKGCWDVAEAKINNDMHLMEYLVYLAMEAGYTEKVDELCHRYSLERFLDTGVPETSNLQGRYLCLDELLVENIIWVDEAEILFDATRHIEGFNVVGLDCEWKPNYVKGSKPNKVSILQIASEKMVFIFDLIKLHKEVPDILDDCLSRILLSPRILKLGYNFQCDVRQLSHSYEELRCFKNYEMLLDIQNIFKGLRGGLAGLTEKILGASLNKTRRNSNWEQRPLTPNQLEYAALDAVVLVHIFRHLPGHGHDKPEWKSFIVSRNENGKKSKKHTPKVVDTENDTSKHSS comes from the exons ATGGGTTTGGAGGAGAAAGTAGCAAAGACATGCAACAAGGACAATGCTAGCCAAACTTGGACCTTGTGTACACATGCTTTTTATGATTTAACGCATGTCTCTCCCGTGGTATTTATGGTTTTGCtgaaagaatattattattacg GTACATGTAAGGCAACTGCAAAATTCAGAGCCCTCCAAAATCAAATACATCTTGTTCTCCATAATGATCCCAAACCTGGACCAGCAACTTTTATTGTTCATTGCATGTATGTGTCTCCATTATTTGAAGATCATAGTCAAGGATTTACTCATATGATAGTATCTGCTCTTCGCCGATTCCTAAAAAGATCAACCACTACAGAAAACTCATTGGAGGTGAAAGACTTGGTAGCACATCTAATTGTAGATGTTATGAGGGGCCAGATCTATCACGATGAAAAGATAGTCATGAAGCTAGTCGAGATTTTTGATATAAAACTAACTAATATTGAGAAAGCAATGTGCCAACTTAAGGAAAAACATGATTCAAGTTGTGGCTTAGCAAAAGAATTGGTAGAAGAGTATATTGTTACTTTGGTAAAATCCCAGTTGTACATGACAGCTGTAACTTTAATAGAGCAATTCTCTATCTACCGTTATGGCCAGTCTTTTCTCCTTGATATGATACAGAGTAATCAATTCAAAGCAGCAGAGAAGTGGGCAACATATATGGGGAAACCAATGTTATCCATACTTGTAAATGAGTTCACTGAGAGGAACATGCTAAAGAATGCATATGagattataaagaaaaataatctaAAGCAGGATTTTCCAGACATATACAAAAGGTCTAAGGAAAG CTCTCTAAAAAACTTAGCAGAAAAAGGATGTTGGGATGTTGCTGAGGCAAAAATAAACAATGATATGCACCTTATGGAATATTTG gtttatttGGCAATGGAAGCTGGTTACACAGAGAAAGTTGATGAACTATGTCATCGGTACTCCCTGGAGAGGTTTTTGGATACCGGAG TACCAGAAACAAGTAATCTGCAAGGGCGATATTTATGTCTTGACGAGTTATTGGTTGAAAACATCATTTGGGTTGATGAAGCGGAAATTTTGTTTGATGCAACAAGGCATATTGAAGGGTTTAACGTTGTAGGTCTTGATTGTGAATGGAAACCCAATTATGTGAAAGGTAGCAAACCAAACAAG GTTTCTATCTTGCAAATTGCTTCTGAAAAGATGGTTTTTATCTTTGATCTAATAAAGTTACACAAAGAAGTACCTGACATTTTAGATGATTGCCTATCTCGCATTCTGCTGTCACCTAGAATTCTAAaacttg GCTATAATTTCCAATGCGATGTAAGGCAACTTTCTCACTCATATGAAGAATTGAGGTGTTTCAAGAACTATGAAATGTTACTGGATATCCAGAATATTTTTAAAGGACTCCGGGGTGGTTTGGCTGGGCTTACGGAG AAAATATTGGGAGCTAGTTTAAACAAGACAAGACGAAACAGCAATTGGGAGCAACGACCATTAACTCCAAATCAA TTGGAATATGCTGCTCTGGATGCTGTTGTTCTTGTTCACATATTCCGCCATCTTCCTGGTCATGGACATGATAAACCCGAGTGGAAGTCTTTCATA GTATCCCGCAATGAAAACGGCAAGAAATCCAAGAAACATACACCGAAAGTTGTAGACACGGAAAACGATACCAGCAAGCATTCGTCCTGA
- the LOC106770523 gene encoding uncharacterized protein LOC106770523 isoform X2: MEVLMDTTLDAQECDSKNVENDSSSDSSDDNNHDDDNSDFIXEPHMTTNPVKSSENSEEEIEENASKTPQVNLNLRDLEWHALSFTLDL, from the exons ATGGAAGTTTTG ATGGACACCACATTAGATGCTCAAGAATGTGACTCAAAAAATGTGGAAAATGATTCTTCTAGTGATAGTTCAGATGACAACAACCATGATGACGATAACTCTGATTTTATTNACGAGCCACATATGACTACAAAT cCTGTGAAAAGTTCAGAGAACAGTGAGGAAGAAATTGAGGAAAATGCCTCTAAAACTCCGCAAGTAAAT CTTAATCTAAGGGACCTCGAATGGCATGCTCTTAGTTTTACCCTTGATCTATAA
- the LOC106771520 gene encoding uncharacterized protein LOC106771520: MSLQGAARDWFIYQQYHLDSWQEMQQRFLNKYFPVAKGVNLRREITAIAQSQEEGLAKYWERFKVICTACPNHQISEPRLLFYFYEDLIYKDKVLVDAAAGGSLLDKTPTEVRKLLCKLAGNDPNDATVNQENSLSTCGDAISEFVYTVDTLVADTNFKGNAETKEVLVEAGDGLNETQGPSNVQNQPELNGELGLLQWRAEKNEFSAILENLHRGAKHKKPKTISSFLSFLLNSSYRSFIVTSIVIGSVDNNMIENMMFYIKIKKIDFDV; the protein is encoded by the exons ATGTCTCTGCAAGGTGCAGCAAGAGACTGGTTCATATATCAACAGTACCATCTTGATAGCTGGCAGGAGATGCAGCAGAGGTTCCTCAACAAGTACTTTCCAGTAGCTAAAGGAGTTAACCTCAGGAGGGAGATCACTGCTATTGCCCAGTCTCAAGAAGAGGGTCTGGCTAAATACTGGGAGAGGTTCAAAGTGATTTGTACAGCTTGCCCCAACCACCAGATTTCAGAGCCCAGACTTCTATTCTACTTTTATGAGGACCTAATCTACAAAGACAAGGTGTTGGTTGATGCAGCAGCTGGAGGCTCTCTGCTGGACAAGACCCCAACTGAGGTAAGAAAGTTGTTGTGCAAGCTAGCGGGAAATGATCCTAATGATGCAACTGTGAATCAAGAAAACAG TCTTTCAACGTGTGGAGATGCAATCTCTGAGTTTGTGTATACTG TTGATACACTTGTTGCAGACACTAATTTCAAGGGAAATGCAGAGACAAAGGAAGTCTTGGTGGAGGCAGGGGATGGTCTCAATGAGACTCAAGGACCCTCGAACGTACAGAATCAGCCAGAGTTGAATGGAGAGTTGGGGTTGCTGCAATGGAGAGCTGAGAAGAATGAATTCAGTGCAATCCTGGAAAATCTGCATAGAGGAGCCAAACAcaagaaaccaaaaacaataagCTCTTTCTTGTCCTTTCTTTTAAATAGTAGTTATAGGTCTTTTATAGTAACTAGTATAGTAATAGGCAGTGTAGACAATAATATGATAGAAAATATGATgttctatataaaaattaaaaagatcgATTTTGATGTGTGA
- the LOC106770523 gene encoding uncharacterized protein LOC106770523 isoform X1, with translation MILTNIQMQKLKLKFIDWYLKIGFVSALVGASMEVFMIKDGFYEKVTLFWSQKNVPGRISRIIKGSEGQLVRLTCVPKFSETGVAVMVMDCCPSERTNKTHFRHFIAVYLIFRMGF, from the exons ATGATCTTGACAAATATTCAGATGCAAAAG TTGAAATTGAAGTTTATTGATTGGTACTTGAAGATTGGGTTTGTATCTGCTTTGGTTGGGGCTTCTATGGAGGTGTTCATGATCAAAGATGGCTTCT ATGAAAAAGTAACTCTGTTTTGGAGTCAGAAAAACGTGCCTGGGAGAATTTCCCGTATCATAAAGg GATCAGAAGGGCAGTTGGTGAGACTCACATGTGTTCCTAAATTCAGCGAAACTGGAGTTGCTGTTATG GTAATGGATTGTTGTCCCTCTGAACGTACTAACAAGACTCACTTTAGGCATTTCATTGCAGTCTATTTAATCTTTAGAATGGGTTTCTAA